Proteins from one bacterium genomic window:
- a CDS encoding FeoA family protein encodes MAIDLTRMRKGERGKIVDIQGGWGLLRKMETLGIKQGTEIVKVSSQLMRGPITIRAGNTQVAIGFGMARRIMVEHKK; translated from the coding sequence ATGGCGATAGATTTAACCCGGATGAGAAAAGGAGAAAGAGGAAAGATAGTCGATATTCAGGGAGGATGGGGATTGTTAAGGAAGATGGAGACTTTGGGTATAAAACAGGGGACAGAAATTGTGAAAGTGAGTTCTCAGCTTATGCGTGGTCCCATAACTATAAGGGCAGGTAATACTCAAGTGGCTATTGGTTTTGGTATGGCACGTAGAATAATGGTGGAACACAAGAAATAA